One window of the Cydia fagiglandana chromosome 22, ilCydFagi1.1, whole genome shotgun sequence genome contains the following:
- the LOC134675637 gene encoding uncharacterized protein LOC134675637, producing the protein MSEFIRADSTNLPHMDLVMILNYYHDSDKHNAAEIRGAKALLSSRDGYVENNIGYVEIQRNDTECILRAKVVPETKLRKKNYIVTVEIDEKNNKVIDATCDNDDCPASAGGCKHSLAVLYWLLIRAIEPSPTSVQCYWAKPRASSEGTEPVFSKDIFPSKKRAIELGPRDPERMKVFYEECKKRKLGDSLILNMLPDHDTGLLKYCVFDMILEFTTKSDNHSYENFKTEMSIVLTQIVQDEIEINTKKQAESKLWHSIRQGRITASKIYDACRCRTTDGSLVEQILGGYKMYDTKAMKRGKQLEKPVVREIEKKLGVKIEECGFYLINLFCGASPDGIANNFIIEIKCPTTVETSKNYIDNNKIKDKFLAQCQLQMLATGKKKCAFCIADPDFEQNKNIKIIWVKFDATYTNNLLQKAEQFWKDTIYPIILRNALS; encoded by the exons ATGAGCGAGTTCATCCGAGCAGACTCTACAAACTTGCCCCACATGGACCTAGTCATGATCCTAAATTACTATCATGACAgcgataagcacaatgccgctGAAATTAGAGGGGCAAAGGCCCTCCT GTCATCAAGAGATGGATATGTAGAGAATAACATAGGATATGTCGAAATTCAAAGGAACGACACAGAATGCATTCTTAGAGCTAAGGTTGTACCGGAGACGAAATtaaggaaaaaaaattatattgttaCAGTTGAAATAgacgaaaaaaataataaagtcattGATGCAACATGTGATAATGATGATTGCCCTGCATCAGCTG gtggatgtaagcATTCATTGGCAGTGTTATACTGGTTGCTAATTAGAGCCATTGAACCATCACCTACTTCCGTGCAATGTTATtgggctaagcctcgagcatccagTGAAGGTACAGAACCAGTCTTTTCAAAGGACATTTTTCCATCAAAAAAACGAGCGATTGAATTAGGACCAAGAGATCCCGAGAGAatgaaggtgttttatgaagaatgcaaaaaaagaaaattgggaGATTCTCTCATTTTAAACATGTTACCGGATCATGACACCGGTTTACTAAAATATTGTGTGTTCGACATGATTTTAGAGTTCACAACAAAATCTGACAATCACAGTTACGAAAATTTTAAAACCGAAATGTCTATAGTTTTGACTCAAATTGTGCAAGatgaaattgaaataaatacaaaaaaacaagCAGAGTCAAAGCTATGGCATAGCATTCGTCAGGGGAGAATAACGGCTTCCAAAATTTATGATGCTTGCCGCTGTCGTACTACTGATGGCTCACTGGTTGAGCAAATTCTTGGTGGATATAAAATGTATGACACAAAAGCTATGAAGAGAGGTAAACAGCTAGAAAAACCGGTAGTAAGGGAAATTGAAAAGAAACTGGGGGTAAAAATTGAAGAATGTGGTTTTTACCTTATAAACTTGTTTTGCGGTGCTTCACCTGATGGCATagcaaataattttataatagaAATTAAATGTCCTACTACTGTGGAAACCAGCAAAAACTACATagataataacaaaataaaagatAAGTTTTTGGCTCAATGTCAACTGCAAATGCTGGCAACTGGAAAAAAAAAGTGTGCATTTTGCATTGCGGATCCAGATTTCGAAcagaacaaaaatattaaaataatttgggtTAAGTTTGACGCAACATATACTAACAATTTGTTACAAAAGGCAGAACAGTTTTGGAAAGACACAATATACCCAATAATCTTAAGAAACGCGCTGTCTTAA